One genomic region from Desulfurispira natronophila encodes:
- a CDS encoding TetR/AcrR family transcriptional regulator, with amino-acid sequence MDTSEKSILKKRGRPVLGVESKQNIRAALIRSGVELFTEKGFLNAGLDEILRRVNVPKGSFYYYFKSKEAFGLAVLESYTQYFNKKIDHWLNNTEITPIKRIEDFTTDAMAGMERYNYQRGCLVGNLGHEVGFLSERYRHELEQVLQGWQNKIQLCLDQAKEYGELCIDADTQKLAAFFWIGWEGAVLRSRLVKSNKPLELFSQQYIASLPPGKKTAP; translated from the coding sequence ATGGATACTTCAGAAAAAAGCATTTTAAAAAAACGAGGACGACCAGTTTTGGGAGTTGAGTCCAAGCAAAATATAAGAGCTGCATTGATTCGATCAGGCGTGGAGCTCTTCACTGAAAAAGGTTTTCTTAACGCTGGACTAGATGAAATTCTTCGTCGTGTTAATGTTCCAAAAGGCTCATTTTACTATTACTTCAAAAGTAAGGAAGCCTTTGGATTAGCAGTGTTAGAGAGCTACACGCAATATTTTAACAAAAAAATTGATCACTGGTTAAACAACACAGAGATCACTCCGATAAAACGCATTGAAGACTTTACCACGGATGCTATGGCAGGTATGGAGCGATACAATTACCAGCGTGGCTGCTTGGTGGGAAACTTAGGGCATGAAGTAGGTTTTCTTTCAGAAAGATACCGCCACGAGCTCGAACAAGTACTGCAAGGATGGCAAAACAAGATACAGTTATGTCTTGATCAAGCTAAAGAGTATGGTGAGTTATGCATAGATGCTGACACCCAAAAACTTGCTGCGTTCTTCTGGATTGGTTGGGAAGGCGCAGTGCTTCGATCTCGATTAGTTAAAAGCAACAAACCTCTGGAGCTTTTTTCACAGCAGTACATAGCCTCCCTGCCACCAGGTAAGAAAACCGCACCATAG
- a CDS encoding MDR family oxidoreductase — translation MFNAILIEKNEKNLSVTNKQIKESQLPEGDVTVDIAYSTLNYKDALAITGKGPVVRSYPMIPGIDFAGTVSQSDNDLFKAGDHVLLNGWGVGEAHWGGLSQKARVNADWLIKLPENFNSFQAMVIGTAGYTAMLCVQALVDHGISPESGEILVTGAAGGVGSVAVSILAAKGFTVIASTGRTEETEYLRQLGASEIIERSALSEAGKPLQKERWAGVVDTVGSHTLANACASTRYGGMVTACGLAQGMDFPATVAPFILRGVTLSGIDSVYCQRKKREKAWEALTRDLDTAHLELISQEVSLSEVIDISARMLDGKVRGRIVVDVNR, via the coding sequence ATGTTTAATGCAATTTTGATCGAAAAAAATGAGAAAAACCTTTCGGTCACCAATAAGCAAATTAAAGAATCACAGCTACCTGAGGGGGATGTCACGGTTGATATTGCCTACTCCACCCTCAACTACAAAGATGCTTTGGCTATAACAGGCAAAGGGCCGGTGGTACGATCATACCCCATGATCCCTGGAATTGACTTTGCTGGAACGGTAAGTCAAAGTGACAATGATCTTTTCAAAGCAGGTGACCATGTATTACTCAACGGCTGGGGAGTAGGAGAAGCTCACTGGGGTGGATTATCTCAGAAAGCTAGAGTAAATGCAGATTGGCTCATTAAGCTACCTGAAAATTTTAACTCGTTCCAAGCAATGGTGATTGGCACCGCGGGTTATACAGCCATGCTTTGCGTACAAGCTCTCGTGGACCATGGAATATCTCCTGAAAGTGGTGAAATATTGGTTACCGGTGCAGCTGGTGGAGTAGGCAGTGTGGCAGTTTCCATATTAGCCGCAAAAGGCTTCACAGTCATAGCTTCAACCGGCAGGACTGAGGAAACTGAATATCTTCGACAGCTGGGAGCCTCTGAAATTATTGAGCGTTCAGCACTATCAGAAGCAGGTAAACCATTACAAAAAGAGCGATGGGCAGGTGTTGTTGACACCGTCGGCAGCCACACCCTTGCAAATGCATGTGCTAGCACACGTTACGGCGGAATGGTCACTGCATGTGGTCTTGCCCAAGGAATGGACTTTCCGGCCACCGTTGCTCCATTTATCCTCAGGGGCGTTACACTTTCAGGAATTGATAGCGTATATTGTCAACGCAAAAAAAGAGAAAAAGCTTGGGAAGCTTTGACAAGAGACTTGGATACCGCCCATCTGGAGCTCATAAGTCAAGAGGTTTCTTTAAGTGAAGTCATTGACATCAGCGCCAGAATGCTTGATGGTAAAGTTAGAGGTCGTATAGTTGTGGATGTAAATCGCTAA
- a CDS encoding RNA recognition motif domain-containing protein, translated as MKSIYVGNLPFTTTEDELGNLFAEYGDVYSIKLIADRETGKLRGFGFVEMEDSDSAAAIEALNGFEFGGRRLRVNEARPRNF; from the coding sequence ATGAAGTCCATCTACGTAGGCAACTTGCCATTCACAACGACTGAAGACGAGCTCGGCAATCTTTTCGCAGAGTATGGTGATGTTTATTCAATTAAGCTGATTGCAGATCGCGAGACTGGAAAACTACGTGGTTTCGGTTTTGTAGAGATGGAAGACAGCGACAGTGCTGCAGCTATCGAAGCCCTCAACGGATTTGAGTTCGGTGGACGTAGGCTCCGCGTTAATGAGGCACGCCCTCGTAACTTTTAA